GATTATTTGTTTTACTACCTACACCATCCGCTGTCTCATCGCCTCAAACAACAGAATCGTTGCCGCCATAGCCGCATTAAGCGACTCAGCCTGTCCCTGCATCGGGATCGTAATCGCATCATCCACCAAACGTGCCGTAGCATCCGAGATACCTTTGCCTTCGTTGCCAATCACAAGCCATACCGACTGCGTAAAGTCATAACTGTAGCATGAATGCTCTGCCTGCAAAGAAGTACTTACCAGCTTCACACCCGCAGCCTTCGCTTCGGGAAGCAAAGATTCCAACTGGCCCTCCACGATGGGCAAATGAAACAATGACCCCATCGTCGAACGAATCGTCTTCGGGTTATACACATCAGCACAGCCCGCACCAAGTACGACCCCCGCCGCTCCAGCTGCATCTGCACTACGGATGATCGTCCCCACATTTCCTGGGTCCTGCACTCCATCCAACACCACGACAAGCCCGCGCGCTCCGCCAATGAGGCTTTCTAGTGGCTCACTGCCTTTACGCACAATTGCAAATACAGGCTGCGGTGTCATCGTATCCGTACATTTGGCGATAACCGCAGGAGATACACTGACCCACTCCACACGCTGTAGCGGGTTCTCAAGCCCGGCCAGTTCGCTAGGTACGCCTTGCTCTCCGTCGTACACAATACACTCCAGATCTGCTCCGGCGCGCAATGCTTCCTGTACCAGATGAATACCCTCAATGATATATTTATGTTGACGGGTACGATGCTTTTTCTCCAGCAGCTGTGCCCATTCTTTTACACGTGTATTTTGCGGTGATACAATATCCATCTTTCCATCCTTCCCATCTGCATCCATCACTTCGGATATGCAAGCTCCATTTTCGTCAAATGATCCTTGTGACCCACAATGACCAGCACATCACCAGCTTCAATCCGGTCCT
The window above is part of the Paenibacillus sp. 1781tsa1 genome. Proteins encoded here:
- a CDS encoding RNA methyltransferase; translated protein: MDIVSPQNTRVKEWAQLLEKKHRTRQHKYIIEGIHLVQEALRAGADLECIVYDGEQGVPSELAGLENPLQRVEWVSVSPAVIAKCTDTMTPQPVFAIVRKGSEPLESLIGGARGLVVVLDGVQDPGNVGTIIRSADAAGAAGVVLGAGCADVYNPKTIRSTMGSLFHLPIVEGQLESLLPEAKAAGVKLVSTSLQAEHSCYSYDFTQSVWLVIGNEGKGISDATARLVDDAITIPMQGQAESLNAAMAATILLFEAMRQRMV